Proteins from one Kazachstania africana CBS 2517 chromosome 1, complete genome genomic window:
- the IWR1 gene encoding Iwr1p (similar to Saccharomyces cerevisiae IWR1 (YDL115C); ancestral locus Anc_2.322), producing MTTAPEFIRVKRRRDEDSVQALLIDEEVKSKKAKFVFKLTKTVYQQSYEKEEESYTPLLKLSNDNSGNKHFVLEQHAKKRKRRDSNEQTNSLNEEELPPEITAMVSEYLKINNESSDTVQRKKPSKKHYSSQVANLPSLDYVYDIYHLEKISDNEPFNNTANVGFVKILNKDIDLLPDESDEENDDFLSDEEDSNDENYYQNDYPEDEDDDRSILFGSEGEEIASENGEVSPWPKLPEETPEEINTYQELFEKFEQSQDILQSLNSAHVIDLDMMKESYNDEDEDRDELVESGDYDTNENTDVYERNDFFPTDEDDPLAQHRDRIFAQLKKMIDKE from the exons ATGACGACAGCACCTGAGTTTATAAGAGTCAAGAGAAGGAGGGATGAGGATTCAGTCCAAGCACTGT TAATCGATGAGGAagtgaaatcaaaaaaagcCAAGTTTGTTTTCAAACTTACGAAAACTGTATATCAGCAATCTtatgaaaaggaagaagaaagctACACTCCTCTTTTGAAGCTTTCGAACGATAATTCTGGCAATAAACATTTTGTCCTAGAACAACATGCCAAGAAAAGGAAACGTAGAGATTCAAATGAGCAAACCAATAGCcttaatgaagaagaactaCCCCCAGAGATTACTGCAATGGTAAGCGagtatttgaaaataaataacGAATCCAGTGATACAGTTCAGAGGAAAAAACCAAGTAAAAAGCACTATTCCAGCCAAGTAGCAAATTTACCAAGTTTAGATTACGTTTATGATATTTATCATCTTGAAAAGATATCCGATAATGAACCTTTCAACAACACAGCCAATGTTGGATTTGTCAAAATACtaaataaagatattgatCTTCTGCCTGATGaaagtgatgaagaaaatgatgacTTTCTTTCCGACGAAGAggattcaaatgatgaaaattacTATCAAAATGACTATCCGGAAGATGAGGACGATGATagatcaattctttttggaAGCGAAGGTGAAGAGATTGCATCAGAAAATGGTGAGGTAAGTCCGTGGCCAAAACTACCTGAAGAGACACCAGAAGAGATTAATACTTAtcaagaattatttgaaaaatttgaacaaagCCAAGATATTCTACAGTCCTTAAATTCAGCGCATGTTATTGATTTAGATATGATGAAAGAATCCTATAATGATGAGGACGAAGACCGAGACGAGTTGGTAGAAAGTGGTGATTATGACACCAACGAAAATACCGACGTTTATGAACGAAATGATTTTTTCCCGacagatgaagatgatcCTTTAGCACAGCATAGGGATAGAATTTTTGCACAActgaaaaagatgattGACAAGGAATAA